A genomic region of Papaver somniferum cultivar HN1 chromosome 7, ASM357369v1, whole genome shotgun sequence contains the following coding sequences:
- the LOC113296263 gene encoding F-box protein At3g07870-like codes for MDKPRIYRMLGSCNGLVCISMDPDRGMDKPIYICNPVTKEYLLLPSLSDTTLGSYNFFNCGIGYIPSANEYKVVKIHKCGGEVGERVYVYTLGSGKRWRYIGEITYKLMHTYRNVLVDGALHWVDYTQGNIVAFDLTEEKFSMISLTPTCFVNNWPLNRKHSSCELKVLGGSLCIVHQYNCTWYDIWSLKKGNNGNKYSHWSRDFNTFKFGCEFDYIPWANIFHVTKDDEVLFCNEYTFYNHDLKQDRDKKLECILDSVRNMVWKLGMRYFM; via the coding sequence ATGGATAAGCCAAGAATTTATAGAATGCTTGGTTCTTGCAATGGGTTGGTTTGCATTTCTATGGATCCAGATCGTGGAATGGATAAACCTATTTATATATGCAATCCTGTTACAAAAGAATATCTTCTACTTCCAAGTTTGAGTGATACAACACTTGGTTCATATAATTTTTTTAACTGTGGAATTGGTTACATTCCTTCTGCAAATGAATACAAGGTTGTTAAAATCCACAAATGTGGTGGTGAAGTTGGAGAAAGGGTTTATGTATACACTCTTGGCAGTGGCAAAAGGTGGAGATACATAGGAGAAATCACATACAAATTAATGCACACTTATCGAAACGTACTTGTGGACGGAGCTCTTCATTGGGTAGACTACACACAAGGAAATATTGTGGCTTTTGATTTGACTGAAGAAAAGTTCAGTATGATCTCATTGACGCCAACTTGTTTTGTAAATAATTGGCCTTTGAACAGGAAGCACTCGAGCTGTGAACTAAAGGTCTTGGGAGGATCCTTATGCATTGTTCATCAATACAATTGTACTTGGTATGACATATGGTCATTAAAGAAAGGGAATAATGGAAATAAATACTCTCATTGGAGTAGGGATTTTAATACTTTTAAATTTGGGTGCGAGTTCGATTATATACCATGGGCCAACATCTTCCATGTCACGAAGGATGATGAAGTTCTATTCTGCAATGAATATACTTTCTACAATCATGACTTGAAACAAGATAGAGACAAAAAATTGGAATGCATTCTGGATTCTGTAAGAAATATGGTGTGGAAGTTAGGGATGCGCTACTTCATGTAA